A stretch of Paludisphaera borealis DNA encodes these proteins:
- a CDS encoding protein kinase domain-containing protein, which translates to MSVAAWGRTWEDASTPSAARLTRRYEQAWRDTAASGPPPDPRSFLASWTEAAGFPGARLAVFRTDMSLRWEAGQRPEADWYIQHFPELGEDTIVALIYEEFCLREEAGETPQPSAFLSRYASFSESLRRVLDIHLLVGSGSASALPLASTSVGPGERPGRVAFPEAGQVVAGFELVEELGRGSFARVFLAREIHLADRLVALKLSLRGSREPQTLARLQHTHIVPVYSHRVDPESDLNLLCMPYFGRVTLAQILAEVARSADGETLTGCTLVEALDRLEPSDGSTSGPSTGRKALSERTYAQAVAWWGARLTEALGHAHDRGVLHRDVKPSNVLIAADGTPMLLDFNLAHESIVEDERSRAAANLGGTVDYMAPEHLEALAEARSDYIDARSDLYSMGVLLFEATLGRKPFQPPRKAGSIAESLLSAADARRRDSSALFASKGEIPAALQAVVGRCLAPDPEDRYQSAAELTADLQAVADDLPLIHAREPFWSRTARRLRRNRLRLAAAALILVSCSVIAVAVVNRSVERAERLEHGNQNYDQGKIDLDQERFEKAKLQFEAASQLARRSEVGIWGRLFRWRGAEGVVGGARLTPHGRESYYSFEELDQKAREKAKLADRYATTRGHAEDLHTAADGLRMRLIGLGEDLPGAVRELQEQLGPFHVLNSRDDWTSPEHIWWSLLDEPRRVRLKREVDELLFLWMAGVEAAFRTTGKGASEASRESLRLALDVCDRALSFAESKAPWQSLRERIRALMDDDAPAGLSEGFEPQAPEPALDVERSALACFQWGLLNSSLGNRGRARLWLQRAVRLEGSNYWYQFYLGFLEDQAGLRNDAVHQYSIAAALKPESPWVLFSRARLYRMKGLWSWAIVDLERTLVLMRDRKEVVQVRLELGYVHQALGDFARAREQYDAALKVDPDGPLGRAARLNLANIDAESGLVERAHAGYDAVLKLDPNDSAARYSRALLDLRMGRPQAVAPALDVLIARESRGVALGDLLATRAVVRMMLRREDEAVADATEARRLDSSPAHDRLVQRTLLRAGRYRQLRLNRPEELALFPLGGAALEADLVAAEAAIADRAPSDPGEVYRDHLTRAVILSALGRHAAALATADRALAASNQNSASAHLVAARVAHRAGGRSRAAREIERGLTLQPDEPGLLELRGLLRTESGHPESAVGDLDRAVSKSDDPFTHAGRAEVLLALRRVDEAADEWTQALRRDPELPAAYLGRARCYLAFRSPLWELALADLEHASSWAQNDLKLELRILATYARCLRERPDRVPRWLTLLHRAAIHAWLRMPKARSASE; encoded by the coding sequence ATGAGCGTAGCCGCCTGGGGGAGGACGTGGGAGGACGCCTCGACGCCCTCCGCGGCCCGCCTCACACGACGATACGAACAAGCCTGGCGCGACACCGCCGCCTCGGGACCGCCCCCCGACCCTCGCTCGTTTCTCGCGAGCTGGACCGAGGCGGCCGGCTTCCCCGGCGCGCGGCTGGCGGTCTTCCGCACCGATATGTCGCTGCGATGGGAGGCCGGCCAACGGCCCGAAGCCGACTGGTACATCCAGCACTTCCCCGAGCTGGGCGAAGACACGATCGTCGCCCTGATCTACGAGGAATTCTGCCTCCGCGAAGAGGCCGGCGAGACGCCCCAGCCGTCGGCCTTCCTCAGCCGCTACGCCTCGTTCTCCGAATCGCTGCGGCGGGTTCTCGACATTCACCTGCTCGTGGGCTCGGGGTCGGCCTCGGCGCTGCCGCTGGCCTCGACGTCGGTCGGCCCGGGCGAGCGGCCCGGCCGCGTCGCGTTCCCGGAGGCCGGCCAGGTGGTCGCCGGCTTCGAACTGGTCGAGGAACTCGGGCGCGGCTCGTTCGCCCGGGTCTTCCTCGCGCGCGAGATTCATCTCGCCGATCGGCTGGTGGCGCTCAAGCTGAGCCTGCGCGGCTCGCGCGAGCCCCAGACGCTCGCCCGGCTCCAGCACACGCACATCGTGCCGGTGTACTCGCACCGTGTCGATCCGGAGTCCGATCTGAACCTGCTCTGCATGCCGTATTTCGGCCGCGTCACCCTGGCGCAGATCCTCGCCGAGGTCGCGCGGTCGGCCGACGGCGAGACCCTGACCGGTTGCACGCTGGTCGAGGCGCTCGACCGGCTCGAACCGTCCGACGGCTCGACGTCGGGGCCGTCGACCGGGCGCAAGGCCCTTTCCGAACGGACGTACGCGCAGGCCGTCGCCTGGTGGGGGGCGCGGTTGACCGAGGCGCTCGGGCACGCCCATGACCGCGGGGTGCTGCACCGAGACGTCAAGCCGTCGAACGTCCTGATCGCCGCCGACGGCACGCCGATGCTTCTCGACTTCAACCTGGCACACGAATCGATCGTCGAGGACGAGCGCAGCCGCGCCGCGGCCAACCTCGGGGGGACGGTCGATTACATGGCGCCCGAGCACCTCGAAGCGCTGGCCGAGGCCCGCTCCGACTACATCGACGCGCGCTCGGATCTTTACTCGATGGGCGTTTTGCTGTTCGAGGCGACGCTAGGCCGCAAGCCGTTCCAACCGCCTCGCAAGGCCGGATCGATCGCCGAGAGCTTGCTGAGCGCCGCCGACGCCCGGCGCCGCGACTCGAGCGCGCTCTTCGCGTCGAAGGGGGAGATCCCGGCGGCCTTGCAGGCGGTCGTGGGGCGTTGCCTTGCGCCCGACCCGGAAGACCGTTACCAGTCGGCTGCCGAGCTGACCGCCGATCTTCAGGCCGTCGCCGACGATCTGCCGCTCATCCACGCGCGCGAGCCGTTCTGGAGCCGGACCGCGCGCCGGCTCCGCCGCAATCGGCTCCGCCTCGCGGCCGCGGCCTTGATCCTGGTCTCTTGCTCGGTGATCGCCGTCGCGGTCGTCAACCGGAGCGTCGAGCGGGCCGAGCGGCTCGAGCATGGGAATCAGAACTACGACCAGGGCAAGATCGATCTGGATCAGGAGAGGTTCGAGAAAGCCAAGCTCCAGTTCGAGGCGGCCTCGCAGCTCGCGAGGCGATCCGAGGTGGGAATCTGGGGCCGCCTGTTCCGCTGGCGCGGCGCCGAAGGCGTCGTCGGCGGAGCCCGGCTCACGCCCCACGGGCGCGAGAGCTACTACAGCTTCGAGGAACTCGACCAGAAGGCGCGCGAGAAGGCCAAGCTCGCCGATCGGTACGCGACCACGCGGGGCCACGCCGAGGATCTGCACACCGCCGCAGATGGTCTACGGATGCGGCTGATCGGCCTGGGCGAAGACCTCCCAGGCGCCGTCCGCGAGCTTCAGGAGCAACTCGGACCGTTTCACGTACTGAACTCGCGAGACGACTGGACCAGCCCCGAACACATCTGGTGGAGCCTGCTCGACGAGCCGCGCCGCGTCCGCCTCAAACGCGAAGTCGACGAGTTGCTGTTTCTCTGGATGGCGGGGGTCGAGGCCGCGTTCCGCACGACCGGGAAAGGCGCCTCCGAAGCGAGTCGCGAATCACTCCGCCTGGCTCTGGACGTCTGCGACAGGGCGCTGAGCTTTGCCGAGTCGAAGGCCCCCTGGCAGTCGCTCCGGGAGCGTATCCGCGCGCTCATGGACGACGACGCTCCCGCCGGCCTCTCGGAGGGTTTCGAACCCCAGGCCCCGGAGCCGGCCTTGGACGTGGAGCGTTCGGCCCTGGCCTGCTTCCAATGGGGACTTCTGAATTCGAGCCTGGGCAACCGAGGCCGCGCCCGCCTCTGGTTGCAACGCGCCGTGCGGCTTGAAGGGTCGAACTACTGGTATCAGTTCTACCTTGGGTTTCTCGAAGACCAGGCTGGGCTTCGCAACGACGCCGTCCACCAATACAGCATTGCCGCGGCGCTCAAGCCGGAGTCGCCCTGGGTGCTGTTCAGCAGGGCCCGGCTCTACCGGATGAAGGGGCTCTGGTCCTGGGCGATCGTCGACCTGGAACGGACGCTGGTCCTGATGCGGGACCGGAAGGAAGTGGTCCAGGTCCGACTCGAACTGGGATACGTCCACCAGGCGCTCGGCGACTTCGCGCGAGCCCGCGAGCAGTATGACGCCGCGCTGAAGGTCGATCCGGACGGCCCCCTGGGCCGCGCGGCGCGGCTCAACCTCGCCAACATCGACGCCGAGTCGGGGCTGGTCGAGCGCGCGCACGCCGGCTATGACGCGGTTTTGAAGCTCGACCCGAACGATTCGGCGGCTCGATACAGCCGGGCGCTGCTCGACCTCCGGATGGGCCGTCCCCAGGCGGTCGCCCCGGCGCTCGACGTCTTGATCGCGAGGGAATCACGGGGAGTCGCCCTCGGCGACCTTCTGGCGACCCGCGCCGTGGTCCGGATGATGCTGCGCCGCGAGGATGAAGCGGTCGCCGACGCGACCGAGGCGAGGAGGCTCGATTCCTCGCCGGCCCACGATCGCCTGGTGCAACGGACGCTGCTCAGAGCCGGCCGGTACCGCCAGCTTCGGCTCAATCGGCCGGAGGAGCTGGCCCTGTTTCCGCTTGGGGGCGCCGCGCTGGAAGCCGACCTCGTCGCGGCGGAAGCGGCGATCGCCGATCGAGCCCCGAGCGACCCTGGCGAGGTCTACCGCGACCATCTCACGCGCGCCGTGATCTTGTCGGCCCTGGGCCGGCACGCGGCGGCCCTCGCGACGGCCGATCGCGCGCTGGCGGCCTCCAATCAGAACTCGGCGAGCGCCCATCTCGTCGCGGCTCGCGTGGCCCATCGAGCGGGGGGCCGAAGCCGGGCCGCGCGCGAGATCGAACGAGGGTTGACGCTTCAGCCCGACGAGCCCGGCTTGCTCGAACTGCGGGGCTTGCTGCGGACCGAATCTGGTCATCCCGAATCGGCCGTCGGCGATCTCGATCGGGCCGTTTCGAAGTCCGACGACCCGTTCACACACGCCGGCCGGGCCGAGGTTCTGCTTGCCCTCCGCCGGGTCGATGAAGCCGCGGACGAGTGGACGCAGGCGCTCCGCCGCGATCCCGAGCTTCCCGCCGCGTATCTCGGCCGGGCGCGGTGCTATTTGGCGTTCCGGTCGCCGTTGTGGGAGCTGGCGCTGGCCGACCTCGAACACGCGTCGTCCTGGGCGCAGAACGACCTGAAGCTGGAGCTTCGCATCCTCGCGACCTACGCCCGATGCCTGCGAGAACGCCCCGACCGCGTGCCGCGATGGCTGACCTTGCTTCACCGCGCCGCGATCCACGCCTGGCTTCGAATGCCGAAAGCCCGAAGCGCCAGCGAGTGA
- a CDS encoding RNA polymerase sigma factor encodes MSVGDRPQREENQLADFLKRIQEGDEGAARELLQRFEPEVRLVVRRQLPRLLRSRFDSLDFLQSVWGSFFRRMRDAPTDFEDSRHLVAFLARAAKNKVIDEYRRAASLKNDMHREEPLWGDGRRPKEVADPIDSPSEVAQAHEVFDRLHALLPEERRTMLELKAEGLSSKDIGDRLGVSERTVQRVLEELRRRMETEWEPGG; translated from the coding sequence ATGTCGGTCGGCGATCGACCGCAGCGTGAAGAGAACCAGCTCGCCGATTTCCTGAAGCGGATTCAGGAGGGAGACGAAGGCGCCGCGCGCGAGCTGCTTCAGCGGTTTGAGCCCGAGGTTCGGCTCGTGGTCCGCAGGCAGCTTCCGAGGCTGCTGCGGTCGCGGTTCGACTCGCTCGATTTCTTGCAGAGCGTCTGGGGGAGCTTCTTCCGTCGGATGCGCGACGCACCCACCGATTTCGAAGATTCGCGGCATCTTGTCGCCTTTCTGGCCCGGGCTGCGAAGAATAAAGTGATCGATGAGTATCGTCGCGCCGCCAGCTTGAAGAACGATATGCATCGGGAGGAACCGCTCTGGGGCGACGGCCGTCGTCCCAAGGAGGTGGCCGACCCGATCGATTCCCCCAGCGAGGTGGCGCAGGCTCATGAAGTCTTCGATCGTCTGCACGCGCTTTTGCCTGAGGAGCGCAGGACGATGCTGGAGTTGAAGGCCGAGGGCCTTTCGAGCAAAGACATCGGCGACCGTCTGGGCGTCAGCGAGCGGACCGTACAGCGCGTCCTCGAAGAACTTCGGCGGCGCATGGAGACGGAGTGGGAGCCGGGGGGATGA
- a CDS encoding carboxymuconolactone decarboxylase family protein: protein MGLLPAAASADPSREREPTIPLLSVEDAWHALPPVEKGSGQPLPSWARALAGPLPRTTAALLRLDFVHRTRNPIDPKLRAQMRWVAAHANGCAYSEAYALADARRAGVDDAAIGALTKADYSKLSAGEKSALEFARKMTLESSKVTDAEFSELVGHHGEGNAVAMVLLLAYSNFQDRLLTCLGSPLESGGPLTPVEVVFAPSATQSGMLAFPKSKTTLGKPTGKDLIDDDPEWLGVGYDELQEKLERQRSKTTRVRVPSWEEVVRGLPKGFTPSRKPVRIVWTLVCLGHQPELASAWETLMRTAGAESRGKLDRVLSQGLFWVVTKAVDCPYCMGHCEMNWEVAGLTKPEIAERSKALAGDDWSGFPPDEQRVFAFARKLTRSPATISSEDVEGIKRDFGIDRAVNVLVYASRCNYMVRVSNGFQLSLERDNVFFDYYSDAPTQAKPAPNSSGR, encoded by the coding sequence ATGGGACTTCTCCCGGCCGCGGCGTCCGCCGATCCCTCCCGAGAACGTGAGCCCACGATCCCTTTGCTGAGCGTCGAAGACGCCTGGCACGCTCTGCCGCCGGTGGAGAAGGGTTCCGGACAGCCGTTGCCGTCGTGGGCGCGGGCGCTCGCCGGGCCGTTGCCTCGCACGACCGCCGCGCTGCTGCGGCTCGATTTCGTCCACCGGACTCGCAACCCGATCGACCCGAAGCTGCGGGCCCAGATGCGCTGGGTCGCCGCCCACGCCAACGGCTGCGCTTACTCCGAGGCCTACGCGCTGGCCGACGCCCGGCGCGCGGGAGTCGACGACGCGGCGATCGGCGCCCTGACGAAAGCGGACTACTCGAAGCTGTCGGCGGGCGAGAAGTCGGCGCTCGAGTTCGCGCGCAAGATGACCCTGGAATCGTCGAAGGTCACCGACGCCGAATTCTCCGAACTGGTCGGGCATCACGGCGAAGGGAATGCCGTGGCGATGGTTCTCCTGCTGGCCTACTCCAACTTCCAGGACCGGCTGCTCACTTGCCTGGGCTCGCCCCTGGAGTCCGGCGGACCGCTGACGCCCGTCGAGGTCGTCTTCGCACCGTCGGCGACGCAGTCCGGGATGCTCGCCTTCCCGAAGAGCAAGACGACGCTCGGCAAGCCCACGGGGAAGGACCTGATCGACGACGATCCGGAGTGGCTCGGCGTCGGCTATGACGAGTTGCAGGAGAAGCTCGAACGCCAGCGGAGCAAGACGACCCGCGTCCGCGTGCCGAGCTGGGAGGAGGTCGTCCGCGGCCTGCCGAAGGGCTTCACGCCCAGCCGAAAGCCGGTCCGGATCGTTTGGACGCTGGTCTGCCTGGGCCATCAGCCCGAGCTCGCCTCGGCCTGGGAGACTCTGATGCGAACCGCCGGCGCGGAGTCGCGCGGGAAGCTCGATCGCGTCCTCTCACAGGGCCTTTTCTGGGTCGTCACCAAGGCCGTCGACTGCCCGTACTGCATGGGGCATTGCGAGATGAACTGGGAGGTCGCCGGCCTGACGAAGCCCGAGATCGCCGAGCGGAGCAAGGCCCTGGCCGGCGACGACTGGTCGGGCTTTCCTCCCGATGAGCAGCGCGTGTTCGCGTTCGCCCGCAAGCTCACCCGCAGCCCGGCCACGATCTCGTCCGAGGACGTCGAGGGGATCAAACGCGATTTCGGCATCGACCGGGCGGTGAACGTCCTGGTGTACGCCTCGCGTTGCAACTACATGGTCCGCGTCTCCAACGGCTTCCAGCTCAGCCTAGAGCGCGACAACGTCTTCTTCGACTATTACTCCGACGCCCCGACGCAGGCCAAGCCCGCGCCGAATTCCTCGGGACGTTGA
- a CDS encoding DUF1559 domain-containing protein, whose amino-acid sequence MIHRRSGFTLIELLVVIAIIAVLIALLLPAVQSAREAARRSQCTNNLKQLGLAVHNYMDVHGRLPIGRGTRPPQPYTITSRYNYSGFAQILPFMEQNPIFSSINFNLTATTTDGNTTAQRTAIASFLCPSDAVTTPVESAGVNYRFSEGSSICYSYGETDTGNTNTMLPAPDGPFFAERSIRLSQITDGTSNTGLTSERLMGDFNQGIATPSRDVYNTTYFPATPEEASLDCEAWDSTQVSASGESGSGAPWLDGFLHTAIYKHISTPNKKSCYFRPTRLVMTVSSLHPGGVNVGFADGSVRFVKNSIDRITWRAIGSMNGGEVVSSDSY is encoded by the coding sequence ATGATCCACCGACGCTCCGGCTTCACCTTGATTGAACTCTTGGTGGTCATCGCGATTATCGCCGTGCTGATCGCCCTGTTGCTTCCCGCCGTGCAATCGGCGCGCGAGGCGGCTCGGCGGTCGCAATGCACGAACAACCTCAAGCAGCTTGGCCTGGCGGTCCATAACTACATGGACGTCCACGGCCGCTTGCCGATCGGCCGGGGAACCCGCCCCCCGCAGCCGTACACGATCACATCCCGGTACAACTACTCGGGGTTCGCCCAGATCCTCCCGTTCATGGAGCAGAATCCGATCTTCTCATCGATCAACTTCAATTTGACGGCGACGACGACGGACGGCAACACCACGGCGCAGCGGACCGCGATCGCCTCGTTCCTCTGCCCGTCCGACGCCGTGACGACGCCCGTCGAATCCGCGGGCGTCAACTATCGATTCAGTGAAGGGTCGAGCATCTGCTATTCGTACGGCGAGACCGACACAGGGAACACGAACACGATGCTCCCCGCGCCCGACGGCCCGTTCTTCGCCGAGCGCTCGATCAGGCTCTCCCAGATCACCGACGGGACCAGCAACACCGGTCTGACCTCCGAGCGCCTGATGGGCGATTTCAACCAGGGGATCGCGACCCCGAGCCGCGACGTCTACAACACGACCTACTTTCCGGCGACCCCGGAGGAAGCGTCCCTGGATTGCGAGGCCTGGGACTCCACGCAGGTTTCCGCGAGCGGCGAATCGGGCAGCGGAGCCCCCTGGCTGGACGGATTCCTGCACACCGCGATCTACAAGCACATTTCGACTCCGAACAAGAAGTCGTGCTACTTCCGGCCGACGCGGCTGGTGATGACCGTCAGCAGCCTGCACCCCGGCGGAGTCAACGTGGGGTTCGCGGACGGCTCCGTCCGCTTCGTGAAAAACTCCATCGACCGCATCACCTGGCGGGCGATCGGCTCGATGAACGGCGGCGAAGTCGTCTCCTCCGACTCGTACTGA
- a CDS encoding DUF1559 domain-containing protein — MNRVARKGFTLIELLVVIAIIAVLIALLLPAVQAAREAARRAQCTNNLKQIGLALHNYHTGIGSFPMGSTTAYSDPGVQASWGTWGALALMLPYLEQKPAYDAINFNWTAWQGSGAATNTTIFTTRLAAYVCPSDGLTGQDNLNNYFGSTGTTVGYMNNDDSTGFYAHGRTYSVANLTDGTSNTIAYSEALVSTTFGGKTSTKWRDGPSVGGSVGASYYTLDATTNVPALTSDWQNCNNLFVTTTNYGMRGYRWGLGGEGESLFQTLIPPNSTLYPWNSCRLDCGGGCGSLQSGYFNVTSNHPGGVNAAMADGSVRFMKNSISMPIWWALGTKAGGEVLSSDSY; from the coding sequence ATGAACCGAGTCGCTCGCAAAGGCTTTACGCTGATCGAGCTCCTGGTCGTGATCGCGATCATCGCCGTGCTGATCGCCCTGCTCCTGCCGGCCGTGCAGGCGGCCCGCGAGGCCGCCCGCCGCGCTCAATGCACTAATAATTTAAAACAGATCGGGCTGGCGCTGCACAACTATCACACGGGCATAGGCTCGTTCCCCATGGGGAGCACGACCGCCTATTCCGATCCCGGCGTGCAAGCCAGTTGGGGCACCTGGGGCGCGCTGGCTCTGATGCTTCCCTATCTGGAGCAGAAGCCGGCCTATGACGCGATCAACTTCAACTGGACGGCCTGGCAGGGTTCGGGAGCGGCCACGAACACCACCATCTTCACGACCCGTCTCGCCGCCTATGTCTGCCCCTCCGACGGGCTGACGGGCCAGGACAACCTCAACAATTACTTCGGCTCGACCGGCACGACGGTGGGCTACATGAACAACGACGATTCGACCGGGTTCTACGCGCACGGCAGGACCTACAGCGTCGCGAACCTCACCGACGGCACCTCGAACACGATCGCCTACTCCGAGGCGCTGGTGTCCACGACCTTCGGCGGCAAGACGTCGACGAAATGGCGCGACGGCCCCTCCGTGGGCGGCAGCGTCGGCGCCTCGTATTACACCCTGGACGCGACGACGAACGTCCCCGCCCTCACGTCTGATTGGCAGAACTGCAACAACCTTTTCGTCACCACGACGAACTATGGAATGCGGGGATATCGTTGGGGCCTGGGTGGAGAAGGGGAGTCGCTCTTCCAGACGCTGATTCCGCCGAATTCGACCCTCTATCCCTGGAACTCGTGCCGGCTGGATTGCGGAGGGGGGTGCGGGTCGTTGCAGAGCGGCTACTTCAACGTCACCAGCAATCATCCCGGCGGAGTGAATGCGGCGATGGCCGACGGCAGCGTCCGGTTCATGAAGAACAGCATCTCCATGCCGATCTGGTGGGCCCTGGGGACGAAAGCCGGCGGAGAGGTGTTGAGCTCGGACTCGTATTGA
- a CDS encoding zinc-dependent alcohol dehydrogenase family protein: protein MARVVRFHETGGPEVLKIEELDVPPPGKGEVQIRVKALGLNRAEAMFRRGQYLEDPKLPARLGYEAAGTVAAVGPGVQGFKVGDAVSTIPSFSLNDYGLYGELANAPVHAVVHHPASLSWVDAAAVWMQYITAYGALIDIAGLTKGDTLVIPAASSSVGLAAIQIANRVGAIPVALTRGSAKRQALVDAGAAHVIASDEQDLVKEVLGLTGGKGARVVFDPVGGPTLTKLAKATAQLGIIFLYGALSTEPTPLPLFDVLGRWLTLRGYVMMEITSDPDRLERATRFINEGLADGGFKPLIARTFPLDEIVEAHRYLESNQQVGKVVVTV, encoded by the coding sequence ATGGCCAGAGTCGTGCGATTTCACGAGACCGGCGGGCCCGAAGTTCTGAAGATCGAGGAGCTGGACGTGCCGCCTCCTGGAAAGGGAGAGGTCCAGATCCGCGTCAAGGCGCTGGGGCTCAACCGCGCGGAGGCGATGTTTCGGAGGGGGCAGTATCTCGAAGACCCCAAGCTTCCCGCTCGGCTCGGTTATGAGGCGGCCGGGACGGTCGCGGCGGTCGGGCCGGGCGTCCAGGGGTTCAAGGTCGGCGACGCCGTCAGCACCATCCCGAGTTTCTCGCTGAACGATTACGGACTTTACGGCGAGCTGGCGAACGCGCCGGTCCATGCGGTGGTCCATCATCCCGCGTCGCTCTCCTGGGTCGACGCGGCGGCGGTCTGGATGCAGTACATCACCGCCTACGGCGCGCTCATCGACATCGCCGGGCTGACGAAGGGCGACACGCTCGTGATCCCGGCCGCGTCCAGCAGCGTCGGCCTCGCCGCCATCCAGATCGCGAACAGGGTTGGGGCCATCCCCGTCGCACTGACGCGCGGTTCGGCGAAGCGGCAGGCGCTCGTCGACGCGGGCGCGGCCCATGTGATCGCCTCCGACGAGCAGGACCTGGTCAAGGAGGTTCTCGGGCTCACGGGCGGCAAGGGGGCGCGGGTCGTGTTCGACCCCGTCGGCGGCCCGACCTTGACGAAGCTCGCGAAGGCGACGGCCCAGCTCGGCATCATCTTCCTCTACGGCGCCCTGAGCACCGAGCCGACGCCACTCCCGTTGTTCGACGTCCTGGGCCGGTGGCTCACCCTTCGCGGGTACGTGATGATGGAGATCACGAGCGACCCCGATCGGCTCGAGCGCGCCACGCGATTCATCAACGAAGGGCTCGCCGACGGCGGCTTCAAGCCGCTCATCGCCAGGACGTTCCCGCTCGACGAGATCGTCGAGGCCCACCGCTACCTGGAGTCGAACCAGCAGGTCGGCAAGGTCGTCGTCACGGTGTGA
- a CDS encoding methionine-R-sulfoxide reductase, producing MPPAENAKPDAAQGKYNPLSPEEARVILGKGTQRAFTGEYTDLKDPGTYVCRRCNAPLYRSDDKFASDCGWPSFDDEIEGSVKKVTDSDGQRTEILCNNCGGHLGHVFVGEQFTKKNTRHCVNSVSMRFYPQGEPLPELKK from the coding sequence ATGCCGCCCGCAGAGAACGCCAAGCCGGACGCCGCCCAAGGCAAGTACAACCCTCTCTCGCCCGAGGAAGCTCGGGTGATCCTCGGGAAGGGAACGCAGCGGGCGTTCACCGGCGAGTACACCGATCTCAAAGACCCGGGCACCTACGTCTGCCGGCGTTGCAACGCGCCGCTCTATCGTTCCGACGATAAATTCGCCAGCGACTGCGGATGGCCCAGCTTCGACGATGAGATCGAGGGCTCGGTCAAGAAGGTGACGGACAGCGACGGTCAGCGGACGGAGATACTCTGCAACAACTGCGGCGGGCATCTCGGCCACGTCTTCGTGGGGGAACAGTTCACGAAGAAGAACACGCGGCACTGCGTGAACTCGGTTTCCATGAGGTTCTACCCGCAGGGCGAGCCTCTGCCGGAACTGAAAAAGTGA